GGCAAAACCAGACTGAATTAAAGCCTGATCTGGCCTGAATTATTCCTGGAAGATAAACCAAGCAGCAGCTTTCCTGATCAGCTCAGGAATACTCGGGGTGTGTTTAGTCTTTATTCAAAAATTACACCGCTCCGAGGTTTCCTGGATTTAGCTAAGCCCAAAAGTGAAAGTAACAGATCAAAATACCCTGAAATAAAACTTCTAGGAAGGGATTTCAGGTCTGGCTAAAACCAGATAGTTTTGGAAATCGCCGAAGGACGTCTGATCTTTTGAGATTTCCATCTCCACTTCCAGCGCGCTTCAGGCGCTTCCAAGCTTTTCCCGGCTTGTCCCCGCGGAACCTCGCGGCCGCTGGACGCTCGCCCCGGCCTCGAAAAACCAGGAGCCTCTCGAGGAAGGGCTTGTGGCCCATCCTGGCTGGGCTAAGGCAGCTCAGAgcggggctgctgcagctccagagctgcccagcGCTCCCAAAGGGAGTTTGAGAGGAATGGCAGCAAACCTGCCAAGCTCccgctggggctgagccctgcagggcGGCTGCTTGGCCAAATCCCAGCTGTGGGATCAGGGAGAGGGAACTGGAGAGGAcaggcagctccttccccacTCCATGGACAGCTGAGGGCCCTTCCCGCTGGGGCCAGTGAAATCCCAGACACAGAACAGAAAGATGAAGGAGCCTCTCCCCCTGTCAGGTGTCCAGGGAGGCCAAGAGCTCTCCagcatcccagggatgctctgagGGAGCCACATCACAAccatcctgcagccccagctgctccctggtgAATTCCCTCCTCCTGGTGGCCTGAAAATTGGGTATTTCCAGCATGAAGCTGCTCAGAGACCTGGAAAGTTTCCCCTCTTCTCTCTCAGCTACAGAGGTCTCTCCCAGGCTCTTCCCATCCTTTCAGGCCATGCAGCAGCAGCGTGCCTTGGGCCACTTGCaggtttttccctgtggaaaaatcttttcctttttggtTTTAGACTTTTCTCCCTGGATTTGGATTTAGATTCCCAGTGGCAACCTGGGACCCACTGCCCATCAATCTGGGCCTGAAGGAAgatgtggggagggaaggggcagccaggctgctctcaggCTGTGCCCTCGATGGacctgtggctgtgtcctgcctctcctgcagctccaaacCCTCCCTGGCAGAGTGCACTGACACCAGCTGCCCATCACAGGactcattttgttttaattgccATTAAATCCACCCTTAAAGTTCACTGCACTCTCAGAGTCCCTTTCATTTCTCCAGCAATGGAcctttgtgcctgcagcacTGGCACCACCAGAGCTCCTGGCTGTGTTTATTCATCTGCAAACACCTCAAAACTGAGATGCAGCTTTTTCTGCCCCCATTCATTAACAAAAGCCACTGTTTTTATGGAGTGGGGTTATGTGAAGGAGCAGAGTCCTTTCAGCCTCcaacagagctgctgctcctccagggtgaatctcccagctctgcagagcacagggcaaATTTCACATTCCCCATCTGCTCCAGCAAAGGCTGAGCTGAAATATTAATGAGGAGATCTGATCCCTTCTCAGCAGAAACAATCTGGGTTTTACAGCCCAGGCAGAGGCCAGAGGAGCAGGCGAAGCTCTGGGATCCATCCTCTGCTGCTGGTTAAGGGCTTTCAAGGAATAAAGGAACCTGGGGGGAAGACACAGAGTGTAAAACGTGGACATCTGGTGTGTTCTGTGTGTTCTGTCCAGCCTTCATCTCCCCAGGCTCAGCCCCCTCCTCTGTGCACGTCCAGAGCAGAGAGAGACTCTAACATCAACAACCGTAACATGGCAATAAAGATTAATGAGCAAAACTTGCCATTTTATGTCTAATCCCTGGGGATTTACCATCATTAATCTTTATTAGTGTGTAATAACTGTTTAGACAGTTAAAATCTAAGGACAGATTCTCAGCTGGACAAAACTGGCCTTGTTCCAGCCCAGCCAATGGAGCAGTGCCAGTTTACACCCTCCATGAGCCCAGCTCGACATGAGACCCATCCCATCTGTAGGAATCACACCACTGACAGTATTTCCCCAACAGCAGGGgcacacaagtgaaggcaacTATTTGTCTTTCCCTGTATCCCAAAAAAGAGAGCTGCATGTGTCCAGGAAGCTCCACAATAGACATGTCAATAAACACCAGGAAATTCAatgaaaaagcaacagcaacaaaaggaaCCCCAAGGAGCAGGGAAATGGATGGTTTTAGAGGCAAGACTACAAGATCTGGTTTGGCAGGAGCATAACTAAGTGGGATCTTTGGCATGTGAAAGAGTGAAAGCACCAAGACGGGCTCCCAGAGTTCCTCTAACAGGAACAAGATggaaggggaaataaaaaaaaaaaaaaggagcatcTTGGCTGGTTTTTCTGAGAGAGGAGTTTGGGGGTTGTTTgaataaaacagatttattaAACATGGGAGCTTGGTGGGAACCTTGTCTGAACCACACCAGAGCAGCCACTGGAGCAATGCTGTGCTGATCAAGCAGGATTTCCTCTTCCAGAATGTgcagggaagaagggaaatgTGCAGGTACACCCCTGGCTGGCAGCAGGCATGGAGAAATCCCTGCTGAGCCTTCCCAGCAGAAAAAggtgcagcagcaccagctacAGGGAGAtgaattgagattttttttttttgagatttttccaAGTAGGGATCCACCAACTGCCTCCAGAAATGaagttttaactttttttaactttaacAAGTCCGAGTTGCCTCTTTGTCACCAGTAAACTCAACAAAAGCCAGGAAAAACCAGAGAAATACAGTACAGAGATACCTGTGTCAAGGTCTGTGCACCTGGAAGAACTCCAGGGAAGATGGGCATTGCACCCAGTGCAGCAGCATGAACCTGGGGTTTCAAAACAGTAACCAGAAAATGCCTTCCAACTCCTCTGCCAGATTTAAGGGTGCACAGGGCTCTTGGGGACCCAAAAAACACCTTTCCTGCCAGTGACACCTCAGAGCTCCAGCAGTGGCAAGGCCTGCAGCACCCTGGAGATTGCAGGAGGTGGGAAGAGGAGGATGGACACACacctgggcagccctggggatGGGCTGTGCCTGCTGGAAACCTGTGGCAGGCTGGAGAGGCTCTCTCCACAGCTGGTCCAGCTCACAGCTCAATGCTgagctcccacagctctgctctccctctgctccctggctTTGGGGGTCTTTCAAGACCTGCTTCTCTAAAAATTCCAGTCTGGGGCAATCCCAAGCCCAAATGAGCTGTGTGAACACAGAAAACCTTTGTGAAGAACATCCCTAAACCTCAACACCTGGGCTGCCCAGGGGGCCAGGCTGCCAGGAAAGGTTCCATGTCCCAGagcctgtgtctgtccctgcgCTTGTGTTCTGGCCAAGCAAAGATCTGAGCAGCAACCAAAGGCTTTTCATCTTCACAGAGGTCACATTaaacagcagagagaagagCCTGACTCTcatcctgcagcccagcagggctctgaggcACACAGGAGTCCCTGGCTCTCCTCCCCGAGCTGAAGCCACCAAGCTCAGGCTTCTCTCTCAGCAACTCCTGGGTCAGGCCAAGCTTTGTGGAGGGATGCAGGGCCAGAGCCCCGTGCATCTCACAGCACCTTCCTCACCCTCACACAGCTCCACACTTACCCTGGGCTGACACAAACGACTTTGAAAGGAACAAAGTCACGGAGAaaaagcagggaagggaagtgaTTTGTAGCGTGCCCTATTGTAATGTCATTAAAACAAAAGGATTAGAGCAGAAAGCATAAAAGCAAGGCCTGTGTGGAGGCACGGAGGAATCCTTTCAGAGGGTTACCAGCTGCAGAAAACACTGCCATTAATTCTCTATTGGAAAACGCTGGTGACATTAATATCTGCTATAAATACTGAGCTTTGACAGTATCTCATAAATTCAACCTGTCAATTACAATGGCACTGAAATGAAGGTGCTCTGAGGTCAAGGAGATGCGGTGTCCAAACGAGACTTATATTGcaggggaaaagcagcaaaaacaaTCTTTAACAAAAGCATCAGATCCATATGTAGGAAAACCAAAGGGTGGTTTTAAATGTCATGTTTTTCAAAGTGAGAATTGATGCTGGAACCGAGTCTATAAACTGGCTGGCTGGactttcagctgcagctgaggacaATCAATCAAAACAGCTCTGTGACTCTGAGAaagtgagagagagaaaacacacacacacaccatggAATATGAGAGGGCAGATCATGAGCCATGCCAGGCCTCTTAAAATTACACTGTGAAGTAAAACATCCTCGTGTTTCATCTGCCACGAAATGTAACCTGAAAGGTTCCCCTTGGCACAGAGCAGGGTGTGGAGCTTATCCTTTCCCGAGGGCTGGGCGGgctcctgggacagggctgaGCAAGGGGAACCTGCTCCCCAAAGCCTGCACCACCCCTGAATGGCACCCTGATTCCTGCAAGCCCTCTGTGAGccccctgctctgcagctgagggCACAAGGATCCATAAATCCCGATAAATGCTCCCCTGTCTCTgtcactgccagccccagggcagggctgcaccACCCCAGGCTCACAGCCACCCCTGTGGtggcagggacagtgacagcccAGGCACTGGCGGTGTCTTTGTGCGCCTCTTGGAAGTGTTGgcgtgtccccagcaccccagaGCCCCTGCTCTGAACACTGCCCTCCCCTTCAGCCCTTCCAGGGGATTCCCAAAATCCGCTCAGACTGTTCCAACCTGcaccagcagagcctggagctgctaACCTGGCAATGACACCCTGCTCAGGGTCAGTGACACCCTGCTCAGGGTCAGTGACACCCTGCTCAGGGTCAGTGACACCCAGTACAGGGTCAGTGACACCCTGCTCAGGGTCAGTGACACCCAGTACAGGGTCAGTGACACCCTGCTCAGGGTCAGTGACACCCTGCTCAGGGTCAGTGACACCCAGTACAGGGTCAGTGACACCCTGCACAGGGTCACTGACACCCAGTACAGgcccagtgacacccagcacaggATCAGTGACACCCTGCTCAGGGTCAGTGACACCCTGCTCAGGGTCAGTGACACCCTGCTCAGGGTCAGTGACACCCAGTACAGGGTCAGTGACACCCAGTACAGGGTCACTGACACCCAGTACAGGGTCAGTGACACCCTGCTCAGGGTCAGTGACACCCAGTACAGGGTCAGTGACACCCTGCACAGGGTCAGTGACACCCAGTACAGGGTCACTGACACCCAGTACAGgcccagtgacacccagcacaggATCAGTGACACCCTGCTCAGGGTCAGTGACACCCTGCTCAGGGTCAGTGACACCCAGTACAGGGTCAGTGACACCCAGTACAGGGTCAGTGACACCCTGCTCAGGGTCAGTGACACCCAGTACAGGGTCAGTGACACCCTGCACAGGGTCAGTGACACCCAGTACAGGGTCAGTGACACCCTGCTCAGGGTCAGTGACACCCAATACAGGGTCAGTGACACCCTGCACAGAGTCAGTGACACCCTGCACAGGCCCAGTGACACCCTGCACAGGGTCAGTGACACTCTGCTCAGGGTCAGTGACACCCAGTACAGGGTCAGTGACACCCTGCAAGGttcagccctgcagagcagggtcagTGACACCCTGCACAGGGTCAGTGACACCCTGCACAGGGTCAGCCCTGTTCGGTGACACCCTGCAAGGttcagccctgcagagcaggggtCAGTGACACCCTGCACAGGGTCAGTGACACCCTGCACAGGGTCAGCCCTGTTCGGTGACACCCTGCAAGGttcagccctgcagagcagggtcagTGACAGCCTGCACAGGTTCAGAGTCACCCTGCAAGGttcagccctgcagagcagggtgtgTTTCTGGCTCCCAGGGGCTGTGCCCAAGCGAGGGGTGGGGATGGAAGCGCATGCAGGGGCACGAGGCACTTGTGCAGGCCTCgttccagggctgggggaaggagcCCCGGGCCAGGCAGCTGGGCAGGCATGGCTCAAACCAGCGTTAACGTGGAGCCAACACTCCCAGTGCCCCCTGCTCCAGACAGTGACTGACCCGAGGGCACAACgctctccagctcctctcccaccttgtcctgtccctggctCGCAGCTCGTCCCCcaggccagcagcagggagctcctggtcagggctggctgtgctgtccctgcgTGGTTTCCCAGGCAGAGCCCAGCgctcctggctgcctgcagcatcccagctggggctgggcacagcccaaCGCCCCGGCCAGCCCGGGCTCCTGGGAGCGCTGCAATCCCCGGGCAAGCACGGAGGGATGGAGCCCAGGGATCCATCCACTAATCCATCCCACTCCTGAGGGGTGCTGTGCGTCCTGTGATCCCGAATCACCCGAGAGAGGAGCTCCCCCcgagccccagagcagctcatcCCCAGCCCAAGGGAGCCTCGGGCACTGCAACGCTGCTGGGCACCCACCAGGACAGCTCCTCCTCTTCTTTGTGCAACTTCTCTGACAGCTCCTTCCCTCTGGGCCTTTTGTCCCAGACATTGTCCCAGCAattcccagagctcccagcctgccctctccagcagagcagggcgGTGGGACGGGGCTGGAAGCGCCGGCCGGACTCGGAGCGCGGTGTCCGGAGAGGAGGTGaccacaggggacactggggcctccctccctgacacagctcGAGCAGCAAGGCTTGCTTATCCGTTCCTTTTATGATGCACATCACATATATTCCACAATATAGACActtctcctctcccctgtccTTGGACACCTTTTCCCCAGCGAGCCCTACAAGTGCTGCTTGCTGCGGCCTCATTttgcatcatcatcatcatcatcatcatcatcatcatcaccacgCACTCATCCTCATATAAAACAGAAATCTATTCCATCAAGCACTtaacataaatattaaaataatggaaGGGACAAAATATAAATCTACATACAACTTCATGACTACCATAGCACCTATTACCATGACAAAGCAAATTCTGGTtcaaggggaagggaagggggatgAGGAGCAAGTTAGGAAGAGGAACTTCGACTGTCATTAAATATGTAAATCACTCTttcaaaaaaagattttttttttttgttgttttgtttttgttttaaggtTACCAACCTTATTAAAATTCATTCCACTAACCAGCTCGTTCTATGTCACTATGGATACCAAAGAACCCTTTAAAAAAACTCGGGCGAGGCGGGGGTTtctcagaataaaaacaaaacaaaacaaaacacggCGACTTTCTGTTGGTGCTTCCATGACAAGTCCTGCCACGCGCCCCTCCCCTGCACCCACCAGTCCACAGAAGGGCAATTCTTTTACAAGTCCAGTTCTCAGTCTCCCAGGATGAGCTTGACAAAAGAGGCGACGTCTGTCTCTTTGGATTCGTGCAGGGTGAAGAAAGGATGTTGctgggaaagcaaagagagagaaaaaacagccaAGTTTATTAATCACCACGCTGAGCAAAACGCTTTTCAGACAATCCTCTAGACAGTGAAGAAGGTTTTCTCCTTAGCATCATAATATTGGGCTTTTACAGCTGAGGCGAGTCGGGGAGCACAAGGGTGCTCCATGAAATTGCCACGGATTCCACCTAaaccctgccctggctgggagggctgagctgggcagctctgaaggaaaggggaaggtttAGAAAACCCTCTCCATCTGCCCCAAACACCCTCCAGACCACGCTCCAACCAGAGCAGGGGAAACCTTGCTGACTGCAGTGCTTTTCCCTCGGCTTTATCTGTGTGTTTACCCTCTGGTGACTCCTGGGTCTCATTTCTTCCCTGAACTGCCCCTCCTcgcagcaggagcggctccttCACCCCAAACACCACACAGGAAAGCCATCCTGACTGGAAAACCATCCCCACTTGTGTGTTTAACCACTTCATCCTGACCCACGTGGGGACACAGCCTGCCAGAAAACCCTGCACCaatggaaaaatacagggaaggagaaaaaacacaaccaaaccCCACTGAGAGCAACCAAAGCCCCTCTCTGCCAGGACCAGCGACTCCCTTTGGTTGGTTCAGCAACACACTGAGCTGAGATCCCAcctgaaaacccccaaaacccagtTTGACACCCACTGTGCTGGCAGATAATCGGGTTTATTTGTATGGAGGGTGTCAGTGAGAACCAAGAGGCAGccagggccctgcagggctcacAGTGATCTCTGCTCTGTACCAGGGTTTCATTCCCAGCCCTCGTGTTTCGAGTCTgatttttaaagacaatttggggtttccagggttttttccaAGGTGCCCCTCACCTCAGTCCCTGAGCACTGGCTGTTTCAATGATCTTTCATGGCAGTGGCCGAGTGGAAGGAgaagaagagcaaagaaaagagatttttcaaGGTGGGCTGGAGTGGAAAGTCACCCAGGGAATAAGATGAGGCAGCTCTGAGTGG
This window of the Poecile atricapillus isolate bPoeAtr1 chromosome 17, bPoeAtr1.hap1, whole genome shotgun sequence genome carries:
- the MAP2K6 gene encoding dual specificity mitogen-activated protein kinase kinase 6 isoform X2, with the translated sequence MDPWAPSLRACPGIAALPGARAGRGVGLCPAPAGMLQAARSAGLCLGNHAGTAQPALTRSSLLLAWGTSCEPGTGQGGRGAGERCALGSVTVWSRGHWECWLHVNAGLSHACPAAWPGAPSPSPGTRPAQVPRAPACASIPTPRLGTAPGSQKHTLLCRAEPCRGVTDPVQGVTDPCSAGLNLAGVSLTLCRVSLTLLCRAEPCRVSLTLYWVSLTLSRVSLTLCRVSLGLCRVSLTLCRVSLTLYWVSLTLSRVSLTLYWVSLTLCRVSLTLYWVSLTLSRVSLTLYWVSLTLYWVSLTLSRVSLTLSRVSLILCWVSLGLYWVSVTLYWVSLTLCRVSLTLYWVSLTLSRVSLTLYWVSVTLYWVSLTLYWVSLTLSRVSLTLSRVSLTLSRVSLILCWVSLGLYWVSVTLCRVSLTLYWVSLTLSRVSLTLSRVSLTLYWVSLTLSRVSLTLYWVSLTLSRVSLTLSRVSLTLSRVSLPG
- the MAP2K6 gene encoding dual specificity mitogen-activated protein kinase kinase 6 isoform X1; the protein is MDPWAPSLRACPGIAALPGARAGRGVGLCPAPAGMLQAARSAGLCLGNHAGTAQPALTRSSLLLAWGTSCEPGTGQGGRGAGERCALGSVTVWSRGHWECWLHVNAGLSHACPAAWPGAPSPSPGTRPAQVPRAPACASIPTPRLGTAPGSQKHTLLCRAEPCRGVTDPVQGVTDPCSAGLNLAGCHRTGLTLCRVSLTLCRVSLTLLCRAEPCRVSLTLYWVSLTLSRVSLTLCRVSLGLCRVSLTLCRVSLTLYWVSLTLSRVSLTLYWVSLTLCRVSLTLYWVSLTLSRVSLTLYWVSLTLYWVSLTLSRVSLTLSRVSLILCWVSLGLYWVSVTLYWVSLTLCRVSLTLYWVSLTLSRVSLTLYWVSVTLYWVSLTLYWVSLTLSRVSLTLSRVSLTLSRVSLILCWVSLGLYWVSVTLCRVSLTLYWVSLTLSRVSLTLSRVSLTLYWVSLTLSRVSLTLYWVSLTLSRVSLTLSRVSLTLSRVSLPG
- the MAP2K6 gene encoding dual specificity mitogen-activated protein kinase kinase 6 isoform X3 codes for the protein MDPWAPSLRACPGIAALPGARAGRGVGLCPAPAGMLQAARSAGLCLGNHAGTAQPALTRSSLLLAWGTSCEPGTGQGGRGAGERCALGSVTVWSRGHWECWLHVNAGLSHACPAAWPGAPSPSPGTRPAQVPRAPACASIPTPRLGTAPGSQKHTLLCRAEPCRGVTDPVQGVTDPCSAGLNLAGVSLTLLCRAEPCRVSLTLYWVSLTLSRVSLTLCRVSLGLCRVSLTLCRVSLTLYWVSLTLSRVSLTLYWVSLTLCRVSLTLYWVSLTLSRVSLTLYWVSLTLYWVSLTLSRVSLTLSRVSLILCWVSLGLYWVSVTLYWVSLTLCRVSLTLYWVSLTLSRVSLTLYWVSVTLYWVSLTLYWVSLTLSRVSLTLSRVSLTLSRVSLILCWVSLGLYWVSVTLCRVSLTLYWVSLTLSRVSLTLSRVSLTLYWVSLTLSRVSLTLYWVSLTLSRVSLTLSRVSLTLSRVSLPG